A genomic window from Eptesicus fuscus isolate TK198812 chromosome 19, DD_ASM_mEF_20220401, whole genome shotgun sequence includes:
- the PEX2 gene encoding peroxisome biogenesis factor 2 codes for MASREEKAQSTHRVLRISQLDALELNKALEQLVWSQVTQCFHGFQPGLLARFEPELKALLWLFLWRFTVYSKNATVGQSVLNIQYKNDFSTTPRYQPPSKNQKLWYAACTIGGKWLEERCYDLFRNHHLASFGKAKQCLNFVVGLVQLGSLINFLIFLQKGKFATLTERLLGIRSVFCKPQHVREVGFEYMNRELLWHGFAEFLIFLLPLINTQKLKAKLSSWCIPLAGAPHSDSSLASSGKQCSLCGEWPTMPHTIGCEHIFCYYCVKSSFLFDMFFTCPKCGTEVHSVQPLKSGIEVSEVNAL; via the coding sequence ATGGCTTCCAGAGAAGAGAAAGCACAGAGCACACACAGGGTGCTGAGAATCAGTCAGTTGGATGCACTTGAACTGAACaaggccctggagcagctggtTTGGTCCCAGGTCACTCAGTGCTTCCATGGGTTtcagccagggctgctggcccGCTTTGAACCTGAGCTGAAAGCCCTCCTGTGGCTTTTCTTGTGGCGATTCACCGTTTACTCCAAAAACGCCACTGTGGGCCAGTCAGTTTTAAATATTCAGTACAAAAACGATTTCTCCACGACCCCGAGGTACCAGCCCCCGAGTAAGAACCAGAAGCTCTGGTACGCTGCCTGCACGATCGGTGGGAAGTGGTTAGAAGAACGCTGCTACGATCTTTTCCGAAACCATCACTTAGCCTCATTTGGGAAAGCCAAACAGTGTCTGAACTTTGTGGTGGGCCTTGTGCAATTAGGGAGCCTGATTAACTTCTTGATTTTCCTCCAGAAGGGCAAATTTGCAACTTTGACGGAACGCCTGCTGGGCATTCGCTCCGTGTTCTGCAAGCCCCAGCACGTGCGTGAGGTTGGCTTCGAGTACATGAACAGGGAGCTTCTCTGGCACGGCTTCGCCGagtttctcatttttctcttacCGCTCATCAACACCCAGAAGTTGAAGGCCAAGTTATCTTCGTGGTGCATCCCTCTGGCCGGTGCTCCTCACAGCGACAGCTCCTTGGCCAGCAGCGGCAAGCAGTGTTCTCTGTGCGGGGAGTGGCCCACCATGCCCCACACCATCGGCTGTGAGCACATCTTCTGTTATTACTGCGTGAAGAGCAGCTTCCTGTTTGACATGTTCTTCACCTGCCCGAAGTGTGGCACAGAGGTACACAGTGTGCAGCCACTGAAGTCAGGAATCGAGGTGTCGGAAGTGAATGCTCTTTAG